A genomic stretch from Arachis stenosperma cultivar V10309 chromosome 3, arast.V10309.gnm1.PFL2, whole genome shotgun sequence includes:
- the LOC130970379 gene encoding beta-galactosidase 8-like, with translation MREATKILVFRLVWFLCIHVPPMFCANVTYDHRALLIDGNRRLFISGSIHYPRSTPQTWPDLIQKSKDGGLDVIETYVFWNFHEPVRGQYYFEGRGDLVNFVKLVAAAGLYVHLRIGPYACAEWNYGGFPLWLHFIPGIKFRTDNEPFKAEMQRFTAKIVDMMKQENLYASQGGPIILSQIENEYGNIDKPYGAAGKSYIKWAASMATSLNTGVPWVMCQQPDAPDPMINTCNGFYCDQFTPNSNAKPKMWTENWSGWFLSFGGAVPYRPVEDIAFAVARFYQRGGTFQNYYMYHGGTNFGRTSGGPFISTSYDYDAPIDEYGIIRQPKWGHLRDLHKAIKLCEEALIATDPTITSLGSNLEAAVYKSGTVCAAFLANIGTSDSTTNFNGNSYQLPAWSVSILPDCKNVVLNTAKINSASTTSSFITQSLKLKEDGGGALEDSSSEWSWISEPIGISKNGSFSKFGLVEQINTTADRSDYLWYSLSIDFEDDVSAQTVLHIESLGHALHAFINGKLAGSGKGNSGNAKVNVDIPITLVAGKNTIDLLSLTVGLQNYGSFFDTWGAGITGPVTLKGLKNGTTIDLSSQQWTYQIGLQGEDLGLSSGSVGQWNSQSNLPKNQPLTWYKTNFVAPSGNDPVAIDFTGMGKGEAWVNGQSIGRFWPTYVSPNSGCATSCNYRGSYSSSKCLKNCGKPSQTLYHVPRSWLQTDSNTLVLFEESGGDPTQISFATKQIGSLCSHVSESHPPPIDMWNSDSESGRRSGPVLSLECPNPKQIISSIKFASFGTPSGTCGSFNHGSCSSNKALSIVKKACIGSSNCKINVSIDTFGDPCRRVTKSLAVEASCT, from the exons ATGAGAGAAGCTACAAAGATTCTAGTGTTCCGTTTGGTTTGGTTCCTCTGCATTCATGTCCCTCCTATGTTTTGTGCCAATGTAACATATGATCACAGAGCATTACTCATTGATGGCAACCGTAGACTCTTCATTTCTGGTTCTATTCATTACCCTCGTAGCACTCCTCAG ACGTGGCCAGACCTTATTCAGAAGTCGAAAGATGGAGGACTTGATGTCATTGAGACTTATGTTTTTTGGAACTTTCATGAACCAGTTAGAGGCCAG TATTATTTTGAAGGAAGGGGTGATTTGGTAAATTTTGTAAAGTTAGTAGCAGCAGCAGGATTATATGTACATCTACGTATTGGACCTTATGCTTGTGCTGAATGGAACTATGG AGGTTTCCCTCTATGGCTGCATTTTATTCCAGGAATTAAATTCCGTACTGATAATGAACCTTTTAAG gcAGAAATGCAGAGATTCACTGCTAAGATTGTGGATATGATGAAGCAAGAAAATCTCTATGCTTCACAGGGAGGACCTATTATTTTATCTCAG ATTGAGAATGAGTATGGAAACATTGATAAACCCTATGGTGCTGCTGGAAAATCCTACATAAAATGGGCAGcatcaatggctacatcccttAATACAGGGGTACCTTGGGTCATGTGCCAGCAACCAGATGCTCCTGATCCTATG ATTAACACATGTAATGGATTTTACTGTGATCAATTCACACCAAATTCAAATGCAAAGCCAAAGATGTGGACTGAGAATTGGAGTGGATG GTTTCTTTCATTTGGAGGTGCTGTGCCTTATAGACCTGTGGAAGATATTGCATTTGCTGTGGCACGTTTTTACCAAAGAGGTGGAACTTTTCAAAATTACTATAtg TACCATGGAGGAACCAACTTTGGCAGGACTAGTGGTGGACCTTTCATTTCCACTAGTTATGATTATGATGCACCCATTGATGAGTATG GTATTATTAGACAACCAAAATGGGGCCACCTTAGAGATTTGCACAAGGCCATTAAGCTTTGTGAAGAAGCACTTATAGCTACTGATCCAACAATTACATCTCTTGGTTCAAATCTAGAG GCTGCAGTATACAAATCAGGAACTGTGTGTGCTGCTTTTCTTGCAAACATTGGCACatcagattcaacaacaaatttCAATGGCAATTCATATCAGTTGCCAGCATGGTCTGTGAGCATCTTACCAGATTGCAAGAATGTTGTGCTTAACACTGCAAag ATTAATTCTGCATCTACAACTTCAAGCTTCATAACTCAATCTTTGAAACTAAAGGAGGATGGTGGTGGTGCTTTAGAAGATTCTAGCAGTGAATGGAGTTGGATAAGTGAACCAATTGGAATTTCAAAGAATGGTTCATTCTCAAAATTTGGATTAGTAGAGCAAATAAATACCACTGCTGATAGAAGTGACTATTTGTGGTACTCATTAAG CATTGATTTTGAAGATGATGTTAGTGCTCAAACTGTTCTTCACATTGAATCCCTTGGACATGCCCTTCATGCTTTCATAAATGGGAAGCTTGCAG GGAGTGGAAAAGGAAACAGTGGCAATGCTAAAGTCAATGTGGATATCCCCATCACACTTGTAGCTGGGAAGAACACAATTGATCTCTTGAGTTTAACTGTGGGACTTCAA AACTATGGATCTTTCTTTGACACATGGGGTGCTGGGATCACTGGACCAGTGACATTGAAGGGATTGAAGAATGGCACTACTATTGACCTCTCCTCCCAGCAATGGACATATCAG ATTGGTCTTCAAGGTGAAGACTTAGGTCTATCTAGTGGAAGTGTTGGACAGTGGAACTCACAATCAAACTTACCTAAGAATCAACCCTTGACTTGGTACAAG ACAAACTTTGTTGCTCCCTCTGGCAATGATCCGGTTGCAATCGACTTCACTGGGATGGGGAAAGGAGAAGCTTGGGTGAATGGACAGAGTATTGGAAGATTCTGGCCTACATATGTCTCTCCAAATTCTGGTTGTGCAACTTCATGCAATTATAGAGGATCTTATAGTTCATCCAAATGCCTCAAGAACTGTGGAAAGCCATCACAAACATT ATACCATGTCCCAAGATCATGGTTGCAAACAGATAGCAACACTCTTGTGTTGTTTGAGGAAAGTGGAGGTGACCCTACACAAATCTCTTTTGCTACAAAGCAGATAGGAAGCTTGTGCTCACATGTATCTGAGTCTCACCCTCCACCAATAGACATGTGGAATTCAGACTCAGAATCAGGAAGAAGATCAGGGCCAGTTCTGTCACTAGAGTGTCCTAATCCTAAGCAGATCATCTCTTCCATTAAATTCGCCAGTTTCGGAACACCTAGTGGGACTTGTGGA